Proteins from one Pagrus major chromosome 1, Pma_NU_1.0 genomic window:
- the arfip1 gene encoding arfaptin-1 isoform X3 gives MAEESHRSSAAEIPVTSNGELDQSPETVFQRDSYPSVPGALNLSESSVSSSNYASTTEGIIESGPYKGSASLPTSPVAPVAPSSAVASRLARSSSDSQAEKGAMKAQPKSGAVVLSDDLKNPAMEKLDLVRKWSINTYKCTRQILSEKLGRGSRTVDMELEAQIEVLRDNKRKYQHVIKLAQTLANQLTQMMQTQRQLGDAFADLSLKSPELHEEFGYNADTQKLLAKNGETLLGAINFFICSVETLVDKTIEDTMLNIKQYEFARVEYDAYRTDLEELNLGPRDATTMPKIELSQQQFQVHREKYERMRNDVSVKLKFLEENKVKVLHNQLILFHNAIAAYYAGNQQQLEQTLKQFHIKLKMPGGDSPSWLEEH, from the exons GACTCTTACCCCAGTGTCCCTGGGGCCCTAAACCTTTCAGAGTCCAGTGTCAGCTCCAGCAACTATGCTTCAACAACAGAGGGCATCATTGAATCCGGACCATACAAAG GGTCAGCAAGCCTGCCCACGTCTCCCGTGGCACCTGTAGCTCCCAGCTCGGCTGTTGCTAGCCGCCTGGCACGCTCTTCCAGCGATAGTCAGGCTGAGAAAG GCGCGATGAAAGCACAGCCAAAGAGTGGAGCGGTGGTCCTTTCAGATGACTTAAAGAATCCAGCCATGGAAAAACTGGACCTTGTGAGAAAGTGGAGCATCAACACATATAAA TGTACCAGGCAGATCCTGTCAGAGAAGCTGGGTCGGGGCTCCAGGACTGTGGACATGGAGCTGGAGGCTCAAATCGAAGTCCTCCGCGACAACAAGAGAAAGTACCAACATGTAATCAAGCTGGCTCAGACGCTGGCCAATCAGCTGACCCAGATGATGCAGACGCAGAGGCAGCTGGGCGACGCCTTCGCCGACCTCAGCCTCAAGTCACCAGAACTCCAT GAGGAGTTTGGTTACAATGCTGACACCCAAAAGCTTTTGGCCAAAAATGGAGAGACACTGCTGGGTGCAATCAACTTCTTCATCTGCAGTGTTGAGACACTCGTGGACAAAACGATCGAAGACACCATGCTTAATATCAAGCAGTATGAATTTGCCAG GGTTGAGTATGACGCGTACCGTACAGACTTGGAGGAACTGAATCTGGGGCCACGTGACGCCACCACCATGCCCAAGATCGagctgtcccagcagcagttCCAGGTCCACCGCGAGAAGTACGAGAGGATGCGAAACGACGTCTCCGTCAAGCTGAAGTTCCTGGAAGAGAACAAG GTAAAGGTATTGCATAACCAGCTCATCCTGTTCCACAATGCCATAGCTGCGTACTACGCTGGAAACcaacagcagctggaacagaCACTCAAGCAGTTCCACATCAAGTTGAAAATGCCAGGTGGGGACAGTCCATCCTGGCTGGAAGAGCACTAA
- the arfip1 gene encoding arfaptin-1 isoform X4 produces the protein MAEESHRSSAAEIPVTSNGELDQSPETVFQRDSYPSVPGALNLSESSVSSSNYASTTEGIIESGPYKGAMKAQPKSGAVVLSDDLKNPAMEKLDLVRKWSINTYKCTRQILSEKLGRGSRTVDMELEAQIEVLRDNKRKYQHVIKLAQTLANQLTQMMQTQRQLGDAFADLSLKSPELHEEFGYNADTQKLLAKNGETLLGAINFFICSVETLVDKTIEDTMLNIKQYEFARVEYDAYRTDLEELNLGPRDATTMPKIELSQQQFQVHREKYERMRNDVSVKLKFLEENKVKVLHNQLILFHNAIAAYYAGNQQQLEQTLKQFHIKLKMPGGDSPSWLEEH, from the exons GACTCTTACCCCAGTGTCCCTGGGGCCCTAAACCTTTCAGAGTCCAGTGTCAGCTCCAGCAACTATGCTTCAACAACAGAGGGCATCATTGAATCCGGACCATACAAAG GCGCGATGAAAGCACAGCCAAAGAGTGGAGCGGTGGTCCTTTCAGATGACTTAAAGAATCCAGCCATGGAAAAACTGGACCTTGTGAGAAAGTGGAGCATCAACACATATAAA TGTACCAGGCAGATCCTGTCAGAGAAGCTGGGTCGGGGCTCCAGGACTGTGGACATGGAGCTGGAGGCTCAAATCGAAGTCCTCCGCGACAACAAGAGAAAGTACCAACATGTAATCAAGCTGGCTCAGACGCTGGCCAATCAGCTGACCCAGATGATGCAGACGCAGAGGCAGCTGGGCGACGCCTTCGCCGACCTCAGCCTCAAGTCACCAGAACTCCAT GAGGAGTTTGGTTACAATGCTGACACCCAAAAGCTTTTGGCCAAAAATGGAGAGACACTGCTGGGTGCAATCAACTTCTTCATCTGCAGTGTTGAGACACTCGTGGACAAAACGATCGAAGACACCATGCTTAATATCAAGCAGTATGAATTTGCCAG GGTTGAGTATGACGCGTACCGTACAGACTTGGAGGAACTGAATCTGGGGCCACGTGACGCCACCACCATGCCCAAGATCGagctgtcccagcagcagttCCAGGTCCACCGCGAGAAGTACGAGAGGATGCGAAACGACGTCTCCGTCAAGCTGAAGTTCCTGGAAGAGAACAAG GTAAAGGTATTGCATAACCAGCTCATCCTGTTCCACAATGCCATAGCTGCGTACTACGCTGGAAACcaacagcagctggaacagaCACTCAAGCAGTTCCACATCAAGTTGAAAATGCCAGGTGGGGACAGTCCATCCTGGCTGGAAGAGCACTAA